In Oenanthe melanoleuca isolate GR-GAL-2019-014 chromosome 8, OMel1.0, whole genome shotgun sequence, a single genomic region encodes these proteins:
- the ELOVL1 gene encoding elongation of very long chain fatty acids protein 1 isoform X2: protein MEGIVTMYQDFMKKADPRIADYPLMQSPFLVMGILLGYVYFVLSLGPRLMANRKPLNLKKFMVLYNFFLVGLSLYIVYEFLMAGWLTGYTWRCDPVDFSQDPKALRMVSVAWLFVFSKFIELTDTVIFVLRKKNEQVTFLHLFHHSVLPWSWWWGAKFGPGGMGSFHAMINSMVHVVMYFYYGLSAAGPAFQKYLWWKKHITAIQLAQFVIVSVHISQYYFMPNCQYQFPIFIHLIWIYGTIFFILFSNFWYQSYTKGKRLPRVAQQAAQHNGSSIHENGTVTNGKVKAN from the exons ATGGAGGGGATTGTGACTATGTATCAGGACTTCATGAAGAAAGCAG ACCCCCGCATCGCTGATTATCCACTGATGCAGTCCCCATTCCTTGTGATGGGCATCCTTCTGGGATATGTCTACTTTGTCCTGTCCTTGGGTCCCCGGCTAATGGCCAACAGGAAGCCTTTAAACCTGAAGAAGTTCATGGTGCTATACAACTTCTTTCTGGTGGGACTCTCCCTTTACATAGTCTATGAG TTCCTGATGGCAGGGTGGCTTACTGGGTACACCTGGCGATGTGACCCTGTGGACTTCTCACAGGACCCCAAGGCCCTCAGG ATGGTCAGTGTTGCTTGGCTCTTTGTTTTCTCCAAGTTCATCGAACTGACAGACACG GTCATCTTTGTCCTGCGGAAGAAGAACGAACAGGTCACATTCCTGCACCTTTTCCACCACTCTGTTCTGCCATGGAGCTGGTGGTGGGGAGCAAAGTTTGGTCCAG GGGGAATGGGCTCATTCCATGCCATGATCAATTCCATGGTGCATGTTGTCATGTATTTCTACTATGGGCtctcagcagcaggacctgcctttcaGAAGTACCTGTGGTGGAAGAAGCATATCACAGCCATTCAGCTG GCACAATTTGTGATTGTCTCCGTCCACATCTCCCAGTATTACTTCATGCCCAACTGCCAATACCAGTTCCCCATCTTCATTCACCTTATCTGGATTTATGGGACCatcttcttcatcctcttctCCAACTTTTGGTACCAGTCCTACACCAAGGGCAAACGGTTGCCCAGGGTGGCTCAACAAGCAGCCCAGCACAATGGTAGCAGCATCCATGAAAATGGCACTGTCACCAATGGCAAGGTCAAAGCCAACTAG
- the MPL gene encoding thrombopoietin receptor isoform X2, with translation MGQGEPPVRLPELHSHHFPDKGIAWRSRSSSQDTGKGRVQHVWLRHTGCRMAACLCQGWQLSLLPAILLSLRSPPSAPEPVTSQDAALLAGVTEDILCFSRSFEDLTCFWDEEETTTGTCHFYYWYSRDVPRVCMVSTWHHGAGGKRHVCVFPSQDVRLFTQLHLRVLDATTNQTKYWRELSVDAVGLIAPPANITARWAGAAGQLCVSWQPPLADFLNFFLYEVQCCPASSPGMPCSTTSNPGGQHPGDPSIQSTVSTHTPRAGTPSPAMGQRLVQANTRVVLRDLHPGVRYHIQVRSKPDGTSMDGVWGPWSQAVAAETPHSSGDIGLCCSTPDLRHVRCEWSWDPAEPHSSHQLFYRPPPSGAGTRENAWQQCEEVSRGQQGTHACTFQPQAGSAISVLVNVTRTHKLPTLSYFKEPFWLHQAVLTDAPQLVQATVSQGRLSLQWLPPLELLAEQLHYQVRYAMENSHDWKVLQVPRAARKEVLDLRPGTRYHAQVRAQPSGPWYQGSWSAWSKPAVVDAVADVGWLVPSVTVVPLLLSAVLLGLRCTFPSLYSNVKQKLWPPVPDLHRALGNFLQESGKHGQASAFDKQPPEEAVLPCLLEVLPGPRREAGPPPERAAGRLSSTDIANQSYLLMSGWEPRGAATAPTPP, from the exons atggggcagggggagccccCAGTCAGGcttcctgagctgcacagccaCCACTTCCCAGATAAAGGTATTGCCTGGAGGAGCcgcagcagctcccaggacacTGGGAAGGGCCGAGTGCAGCACGTGTGGCTCCGGCACACAGGTTGCAGGATGGCagcctgcctgtgccagggctggcagctctctctgctccctgccatcCTGCTCAGCCTCCGCAGCCCACCGTCAGCCCCCGAGCCAGTGACGTCCCAAG ATGCTGCACTGCTAGCAGGCGTGACCGAGGACATCCTCTGTTTCTCCCGCTCCTTCGAGGACCTCACCTGCTTCTGGGACGAGGAGGAGACAACAACTGGGACGTGCCACTTCTACTACTGGTACAGCAG GGATGTGCCCAGAGTGTGCATGGTCTCCACGTGGCACCATGGGGCTGGCGGGAAGCGACATGTCTGCGTCTTCCCCAGCCAGGATGTGCGGCTCTTCACCCAGCTCCACCTCCGTGTCCTGGATGCCACCACAAACCAGACAAAGTATTGGAGGGAGCTCAGTGTGGATGCAGTGG GTCTCATTGCTCCCCCAGCGAACATCACGGCCcgctgggctggggctgctgggcagctctgcgTGTCGTGGCAGCCACCTCTCGCTGACTTCCTGAACTTCTTCCTCTACGAggtgcagtgctgccctgccagctccccagggatgcCCTGCAGCACCACATCGAATCCTGGTGGGCAGCACCCTGGGGACCCCTCCATCCAGTCAACTGTCAGCACCCACACACCCAGGGCCGGGACACCCTCCCCAGCCATGGGGCAG AGGCTGGTCCAGGCCAACACCCGGGTGGTGCTCCGGGACCTGCATCCAGGGGTGAGGTACCACATCCAGGTGCGCAGCAAGCCCGACGGTACCTCCATGGACGGCGTCTGGGGGCCCTGGTCAcaggcagtggctgcagagacACCCCACTCCTCCG GAGACATCGGGCTGTGCTGCAGTACCCCTGACCTGCGGCACGTGCGCTGCGAGTGGAGCTGggaccctgcagagccccacagctcccaccagcTCTTCTACCGGCCACCTCCGAGCGGGGCTGGCACAAG GGAAAATGCATGGCAACAGTGCGAGGAGGTGAGCAGGGGGCAACAGGGCACCCATGCCTGCACCttccagccccaggctggcagtgccatttCTGTCCTGGTGAATGTCACCCGCACCCACAAGCTGCCCACACTCAGCTACTTCAAGGAGCCCTTTTGGCTGCACCAGGCTG TGCTCACAGATGCCCCACAGCTCGTGCAGGCGACAGTGTCACAGGGCCGGCTGAGCCTGCAGTGGCTGCcgcccctggagctgctggcagagcagctgcactaCCAGGTCCGCTATGCCATGGAGAACAGCCATGACTGGAAG GTCCTGCAGGTTCCACGAGCAGCTAGGAAAGAAGTCCTGGACCTGCGGCCAGGCACCCGCTACCACGCCCAGGTGCGGGCCCAGCCCAGCGGGCCGTGGTACCAGGGCAGCTGGAGCGCCTGGTCCAAACCTGCTGTGGTTGATGCCGTGGCTGATGTGG GCTGGCTCGTCCCCAGTGTTACTGTGGTGCCGCTGCTCCTctcagcagtgctcctggggctgcGGTGCACCTTCCCCTCCCTCTACAG CAACGTGAAGCAGAAACTCTGGCCGCCTGTTCCTGACCTGCACCGTGCTCTGGGCAACTTCCTCCAGGAGAGCGGCAAGCACGGCCAG gCCAGCGCCTTCGACAAGCAGCCGCCGGAGGAGGCcgtcctgccctgcctgctggaggtgctgcccGGCCCGCGGCGAGAGGCGGGCCCGCCGCCGGAGCGCGCTGCGGGCCGCCTGTCCAGCACCGACATCGCCAACCAGTCCTACCTGCTCATGAGCGGCTGGGAGCCGCGGGGAGCCGCGACCGCCCCCACCCCGCCATAA
- the MPL gene encoding thrombopoietin receptor isoform X1 gives MGQGEPPVRLPELHSHHFPDKGIAWRSRSSSQDTGKGRVQHVWLRHTGCRMAACLCQGWQLSLLPAILLSLRSPPSAPEPVTSQDAALLAGVTEDILCFSRSFEDLTCFWDEEETTTGTCHFYYWYSRDVPRVCMVSTWHHGAGGKRHVCVFPSQDVRLFTQLHLRVLDATTNQTKYWRELSVDAVGLIAPPANITARWAGAAGQLCVSWQPPLADFLNFFLYEVQCCPASSPGMPCSTTSNPGGQHPGDPSIQSTVSTHTPRAGTPSPAMGQRLVQANTRVVLRDLHPGVRYHIQVRSKPDGTSMDGVWGPWSQAVAAETPHSSGDIGLCCSTPDLRHVRCEWSWDPAEPHSSHQLFYRPPPSGAGTRENAWQQCEEVSRGQQGTHACTFQPQAGSAISVLVNVTRTHKLPTLSYFKEPFWLHQAVLTDAPQLVQATVSQGRLSLQWLPPLELLAEQLHYQVRYAMENSHDWKVLQVPRAARKEVLDLRPGTRYHAQVRAQPSGPWYQGSWSAWSKPAVVDAVADVGKGQGRAGGCGQRSHTADHRRRRVLEMGWEHRAEGDRGGGSGKGYSSSVPPPMQAGSSPVLLWCRCSSQQCSWGCGAPSPPSTGKGLCRGQAGGSSTEPGTLHGASRHPKAEGTFDAPSPVLSNVKQKLWPPVPDLHRALGNFLQESGKHGQASAFDKQPPEEAVLPCLLEVLPGPRREAGPPPERAAGRLSSTDIANQSYLLMSGWEPRGAATAPTPP, from the exons atggggcagggggagccccCAGTCAGGcttcctgagctgcacagccaCCACTTCCCAGATAAAGGTATTGCCTGGAGGAGCcgcagcagctcccaggacacTGGGAAGGGCCGAGTGCAGCACGTGTGGCTCCGGCACACAGGTTGCAGGATGGCagcctgcctgtgccagggctggcagctctctctgctccctgccatcCTGCTCAGCCTCCGCAGCCCACCGTCAGCCCCCGAGCCAGTGACGTCCCAAG ATGCTGCACTGCTAGCAGGCGTGACCGAGGACATCCTCTGTTTCTCCCGCTCCTTCGAGGACCTCACCTGCTTCTGGGACGAGGAGGAGACAACAACTGGGACGTGCCACTTCTACTACTGGTACAGCAG GGATGTGCCCAGAGTGTGCATGGTCTCCACGTGGCACCATGGGGCTGGCGGGAAGCGACATGTCTGCGTCTTCCCCAGCCAGGATGTGCGGCTCTTCACCCAGCTCCACCTCCGTGTCCTGGATGCCACCACAAACCAGACAAAGTATTGGAGGGAGCTCAGTGTGGATGCAGTGG GTCTCATTGCTCCCCCAGCGAACATCACGGCCcgctgggctggggctgctgggcagctctgcgTGTCGTGGCAGCCACCTCTCGCTGACTTCCTGAACTTCTTCCTCTACGAggtgcagtgctgccctgccagctccccagggatgcCCTGCAGCACCACATCGAATCCTGGTGGGCAGCACCCTGGGGACCCCTCCATCCAGTCAACTGTCAGCACCCACACACCCAGGGCCGGGACACCCTCCCCAGCCATGGGGCAG AGGCTGGTCCAGGCCAACACCCGGGTGGTGCTCCGGGACCTGCATCCAGGGGTGAGGTACCACATCCAGGTGCGCAGCAAGCCCGACGGTACCTCCATGGACGGCGTCTGGGGGCCCTGGTCAcaggcagtggctgcagagacACCCCACTCCTCCG GAGACATCGGGCTGTGCTGCAGTACCCCTGACCTGCGGCACGTGCGCTGCGAGTGGAGCTGggaccctgcagagccccacagctcccaccagcTCTTCTACCGGCCACCTCCGAGCGGGGCTGGCACAAG GGAAAATGCATGGCAACAGTGCGAGGAGGTGAGCAGGGGGCAACAGGGCACCCATGCCTGCACCttccagccccaggctggcagtgccatttCTGTCCTGGTGAATGTCACCCGCACCCACAAGCTGCCCACACTCAGCTACTTCAAGGAGCCCTTTTGGCTGCACCAGGCTG TGCTCACAGATGCCCCACAGCTCGTGCAGGCGACAGTGTCACAGGGCCGGCTGAGCCTGCAGTGGCTGCcgcccctggagctgctggcagagcagctgcactaCCAGGTCCGCTATGCCATGGAGAACAGCCATGACTGGAAG GTCCTGCAGGTTCCACGAGCAGCTAGGAAAGAAGTCCTGGACCTGCGGCCAGGCACCCGCTACCACGCCCAGGTGCGGGCCCAGCCCAGCGGGCCGTGGTACCAGGGCAGCTGGAGCGCCTGGTCCAAACCTGCTGTGGTTGATGCCGTGGCTGATGTGGGtaagggacagggcagggctggaggctgcGGCCAGAGGAGCCACACGGCTGACCACAGGAGACGGAGAGTGCTGGAAATGGGCTGGGAGCACCGGGCAGAGGGTGACAGAGGCGGTGGGTCTGGGAAGGGCTACAGTTCCAGCGTTCCTCCTCCGATGCAGGCTGGCTCGTCCCCAGTGTTACTGTGGTGCCGCTGCTCCTctcagcagtgctcctggggctgcGGTGCACCTTCCCCTCCCTCTACAGGTAAAGGGCTGTGCCGGGGGCAGGCTGGGGGGTCCAGCACCGAGCCTGGCACCTTGCACGGGGCATCACGGCACCCCAAGGCTGAGGGTACCTTCGATGCCCCTTCCCCCGTACTCAGCAACGTGAAGCAGAAACTCTGGCCGCCTGTTCCTGACCTGCACCGTGCTCTGGGCAACTTCCTCCAGGAGAGCGGCAAGCACGGCCAG gCCAGCGCCTTCGACAAGCAGCCGCCGGAGGAGGCcgtcctgccctgcctgctggaggtgctgcccGGCCCGCGGCGAGAGGCGGGCCCGCCGCCGGAGCGCGCTGCGGGCCGCCTGTCCAGCACCGACATCGCCAACCAGTCCTACCTGCTCATGAGCGGCTGGGAGCCGCGGGGAGCCGCGACCGCCCCCACCCCGCCATAA
- the CDC20 gene encoding cell division cycle protein 20 homolog has product MLRRRRGGRAAAARRRTMAQFLFEADLHGLLKLDTPIPNAPPARWQRKAKDSGPGPSPVGVSPMKPANRSHSSSKTPSKTPGKSGSKIQSTPSKAGGDRYIPNRSTMQMDMANFLLTKENDPAEESPTKKEQQKAWAVNLNGFDVEEAKILRLSGKPQNAPEGYQNNLKVLYSQKMTPGSSRKNSRYIPSMPDRILDAPEIRNDYYLNLIDWSSQNFLAVALDNSVYLWNHASGEIIQLLQMEQPDVYISSVSWIKEGNYLAVGTSSAEVQLWDIQQQKRLRNMTSHCARVGTLSWNSYILSSGARTGHIHHHDVRVAEHHVATLAGHTQEVCGLKWSLDGRYLASGGNDNLVNVWPCTQGGGGDFAPVQTFTQHQGAIKAVAWCPWQMNVLATGGGTSDRHIRIWNVCSGACLSSVDAHSQVCSILWSTNYKEFISGHGFAQNQLVIWKYPTMTKVAELQGHTARILNLTMSPDGTTVASAAADETLRLWRCFEMDPIKKKEKEKANSAKSSIIHQSIR; this is encoded by the exons ATGCTGCGGCGCAGGCGGGGCgggcgagcggcggcggcgcggcggag GACCATGGCGCAGTTCCTGTTCGAGGCGGACCTGCACGGGCTGCTGAAGCTGGACACGCCGATCCCGAACGCGCCGCCTGCGCGATGGCAGCGCAAGGCCAAGGACAGCGGCCCCGGGCCCAGCCCCGTCGGTGTGTCGCCCATGAAGCCAGCTAATCGGTCGCACAGCTCCAGCAAGACGCCGTCCAAGACACCCG GTAAATCTGGATCCAAAATTCAAAGCACCCCCTCAAAGGCTGGGGGGGATCGCTACATTCCCAACCGCAGCACTATGCAGATGGACATGGCAAATTTCCTCCTAACCAAAGAGAATGACCCTGCTGAAGAATCCCCTACCAAGAAG GAGCAACAGAAAGCCTGGGCAGTGAATCTGAATGGTTTTGATGTAGAAGAGGCAAAGATCCTCCGCCTCAGTGGAAAACCACAGAACGCTCCAGAAG GCTATCAGAACAACCTGAAAGTGCTCTACAGTCAGAAAATGACGCCTGGATCTAGCAGGAAGAATAGCAGATACATTCCCTCAATGCCAGACCGGATCCTGGATGCACCAGAGATCCGCAACGACTACT ATCTGAATCTCATAGACTGGAGCTCCCAGAATTTCCTAGCAGTGGCTCTGGACAACTCTGTTTATCTGTGGAATCACGCTTCTGGGGAGATtatccagctgctgcagatggagcAACCAGATGTTTACATTTCCTCTGTGTCATGGATTAAAGAAGGAAACTACCTTGCTGTTGGCACAAGTAGTGCTGAGGTCCAG CTATGGGACATTCAGCAGCAGAAACGTCTCCGAAACATGACCAGCCATTGTGCCCGTGTGGGAACCCTCAGCTGGAATAGCTACATCCTCTCCAG tgggGCACGAACTGGCCACATCCATCACCATGATGTCCGAGTGGCTGAGCATCATGTGGCCACCCTTGCTGGCCACACACAGGAGGTGTGTGGACTCAAATGGTCTCTAGATGGCCGCTACCTGGCCAGTGGTGGCAATGACAATCTGGTGAACGTCTGGCCATGCACCCAAGGCGGGGGTGGTGACTTTGCTCCTGTACAGACCTTCACTCAGCACCAGGGTGCTATTAAG GCTGTGGCATGGTGCCCATGGCAGATGAATGTTCTAGCCACTGGAGGTGGCACTAGTGACAGACATATCCGCATCTGGAACGTGTGTTCTGGCGCCTGCCTCAGTAGTGTTGATGCCCATTCCCAG GTCTGTTCTATCCTGTGGTCAACAAACTACAAGGAGTTCATTTCAGGCCATGGCTTTGCACAGAATCAGCTGGTTATATGGAAATATCCAACAATGACCAAGGTTGCAGAGCTGCAAG GTCATACTGCCAGAATCTTGAACCTGACCATGAGCCCTGATGGTACAACAGtggcctcagcagctgctgatgaAACACTGCGGCTCTGGCGCTGTTTTGAGATGGACCCCAtaaagaagaaggagaaagagaaggcaAACAGTGCCAAAAGCAGTATTATTCACCAGAGTATCCGCTGA